Proteins encoded within one genomic window of Conchiformibius steedae:
- a CDS encoding isocitrate lyase: MSNYQQTVQSAAALTDAQGASWAAINPEYVARMRLQNRFKTGLDIAKYTAAIMRRDMAEYDADSANYTQSLGCWHGFVGQQKLISIKKHQKSTNKRYLYLSGWMVAALRSEFGPLPDQSMHEKTSVPALIEELYTFLRQADARELDLLFTALDNARAAGDKAKEEELLNQINNYETHVVPIIADIDAGFGNAEATYLLAKKMIEAGACCIQIENQVSDEKQCGHQDGKVTVPHVDFLAKINAVRYAFLELGVDDGVIVARTDSLGAGLTKQIAFSAEEGDLGDQYNSFLEGEEITDISQIKAGDVVVRTNGKTIKPTRLASNLFQFRKGTGVERVVLDCITSLQNGADLLWIETEKPHIGQIKEMVDKIRETIPNAKLVYNNSPSFNWTLNFRQQVFDAWKEAGKDVSAYERDKLMSADYDDSELAKEADEKIRTFQKDASAQAGIFHHLITLPTYHTAALSTDTLAKGYFAEEGMLAYVKNVQRQEIRNGIACVKHQNMAGSDIGDNHKEYFAGEAALKAGGKDNTMNQFA, translated from the coding sequence ATGAGCAATTACCAGCAAACCGTTCAATCTGCCGCCGCCTTAACCGATGCACAAGGCGCAAGCTGGGCAGCCATCAATCCCGAATACGTTGCCCGTATGCGCCTGCAAAACCGTTTCAAAACGGGTTTGGACATCGCCAAATACACCGCCGCGATTATGCGCCGCGACATGGCGGAATACGATGCCGATTCAGCCAATTACACCCAATCTTTGGGCTGCTGGCACGGTTTTGTCGGACAGCAAAAGCTGATTTCCATCAAAAAACATCAAAAAAGCACCAATAAGCGTTATCTCTACCTGTCTGGTTGGATGGTAGCCGCGCTGCGTTCCGAGTTTGGCCCCCTGCCTGACCAATCCATGCACGAAAAAACTTCTGTGCCTGCGCTGATTGAAGAGCTGTACACTTTCCTGCGCCAAGCCGATGCGCGTGAACTGGATTTGCTGTTTACCGCTTTGGACAACGCCCGCGCCGCAGGCGACAAAGCCAAAGAAGAAGAATTGCTGAACCAAATCAACAATTACGAAACCCATGTTGTGCCGATTATCGCCGATATTGACGCGGGTTTCGGTAATGCCGAAGCCACTTATCTGCTGGCGAAAAAAATGATTGAAGCGGGCGCGTGCTGTATTCAAATTGAAAACCAAGTGTCTGATGAAAAACAATGTGGTCACCAAGACGGCAAAGTAACCGTTCCGCATGTGGACTTTTTGGCGAAAATCAATGCCGTGCGTTACGCATTCTTGGAATTGGGCGTCGATGACGGCGTGATTGTGGCGCGTACCGACTCTTTGGGCGCAGGCTTGACCAAGCAAATCGCATTTTCTGCCGAAGAAGGCGATTTGGGCGACCAATACAACAGCTTCTTGGAAGGTGAAGAAATCACCGACATCAGCCAAATCAAAGCGGGCGATGTGGTGGTGCGTACCAACGGCAAAACCATCAAGCCCACCCGTTTGGCAAGCAATCTGTTCCAATTCCGCAAAGGCACAGGCGTGGAGCGCGTGGTGCTGGACTGCATCACTTCGCTGCAAAACGGCGCGGATTTGCTGTGGATTGAAACCGAAAAACCGCATATCGGTCAGATTAAAGAAATGGTGGACAAAATCCGCGAAACCATTCCCAATGCCAAATTGGTGTACAACAACAGCCCGTCCTTTAACTGGACCTTGAATTTCCGTCAGCAAGTGTTTGATGCGTGGAAAGAAGCAGGCAAAGATGTATCGGCTTACGAGCGCGACAAGCTGATGAGCGCGGATTATGACGACAGCGAATTGGCGAAAGAAGCGGACGAGAAAATCCGTACTTTCCAAAAAGACGCTTCGGCACAAGCAGGTATCTTCCATCACTTGATTACCCTGCCCACTTACCATACTGCTGCGCTGTCTACCGACACTTTGGCAAAAGGCTACTTCGCCGAAGAAGGTATGCTGGCTTATGTGAAAAACGTTCAGCGTCAGGAAATCCGCAACGGCATCGCCTGTGTGAAACACCAAAATATGGCGGGTTCGGACATCGGCGACAACCACAAAGAGTATTTTGCCGGTGAAGCCGCACTGAAAGCGGGCGGTAAAGACAATACGATGAACCAGTTTGCCTGA